In Rhodothermia bacterium, one DNA window encodes the following:
- a CDS encoding superoxide dismutase has protein sequence MSHTLAPLPYAYDALEPHIDARTMEIHHGKHHQAYVNNLNAALEGHAELQALSIEDLLRGINNVPQNIRQAVINNGGGHANHTLFWNTMKVNNGSGPNGDLAAAISAAFGSFDAFKTKFAQGGATRFGSGWSWLVVNGDGKLEAYSTANQDSPLMQGHTPILGLDVWEHAYYLHYQNRRPDYIAAFWNVVNWDAVANLFAAAKG, from the coding sequence ATGAGTCATACGCTTGCACCCTTGCCTTATGCCTACGACGCCCTTGAACCACATATTGATGCACGCACCATGGAAATCCATCATGGCAAGCACCATCAAGCCTATGTAAACAACTTGAATGCTGCGCTGGAAGGTCATGCCGAACTTCAAGCATTAAGCATTGAGGACTTGTTGCGTGGCATCAACAATGTTCCACAAAACATCCGTCAGGCGGTCATCAACAACGGTGGTGGACATGCCAACCACACCTTGTTCTGGAACACCATGAAGGTAAACAATGGTTCTGGCCCCAACGGAGACTTGGCCGCTGCCATCAGTGCCGCTTTTGGTTCCTTTGATGCGTTTAAAACCAAGTTTGCCCAAGGTGGCGCCACCCGTTTCGGAAGTGGCTGGTCGTGGTTAGTGGTCAATGGTGATGGTAAATTGGAGGCATATTCCACCGCCAATCAAGATAGCCCACTCATGCAAGGCCATACCCCGATCTTGGGCCTTGACGTCTGGGAACATGCCTACTACCTGCACTATCAAAATCGCCGTCCAGACTATATTGCCGCTTTCTGGAATGTGGTTAATTGGGATGCCGTTGCCAACCTTTTTGCGGCGGCTAAAGGCTGA
- a CDS encoding 4'-phosphopantetheinyl transferase superfamily protein: MPVKHPFPPNCYPLISVGERHQATTYSNEGRRATFLSGRLAMRTLLMSHLNLLPNEVPLITEASGAPALENQPDLHVSVTHTLHETAAVFAHTPVGIDLETIRKRRDDLWKFLLAPSDYEAFHALALPPTEKNILLWVVKEAVLKGLKTGFRLSPKKINASIDLQNQVAAVTDHEERTWKVPFTQHGDAWLAVALLQSKKTGG, translated from the coding sequence ATGCCGGTTAAACACCCTTTTCCACCTAATTGCTACCCATTAATCTCGGTGGGTGAACGTCACCAAGCCACCACCTATTCAAATGAAGGACGTCGAGCCACTTTTCTTTCTGGAAGACTCGCCATGCGTACCTTACTCATGTCTCACCTGAATTTGCTACCCAACGAGGTCCCGCTCATTACCGAGGCATCCGGTGCACCCGCCCTTGAAAACCAACCCGATTTGCACGTTTCGGTAACACATACCCTACATGAAACTGCCGCTGTTTTTGCTCATACTCCCGTTGGAATTGACCTTGAAACCATCCGCAAAAGGCGCGACGACCTCTGGAAATTTCTCCTCGCCCCTTCCGACTACGAGGCTTTTCATGCTTTAGCGCTTCCCCCAACCGAAAAAAACATCCTCCTATGGGTCGTCAAAGAAGCCGTTCTAAAGGGCCTAAAAACGGGTTTCCGGCTATCTCCTAAAAAAATAAACGCCTCCATAGACCTACAAAATCAAGTAGCTGCCGTGACCGATCATGAAGAAAGGACGTGGAAGGTTCCCTTTACACAACATGGCGATGCTTGGTTGGCAGTGGCTTTGCTACAAAGCAAAAAAACCGGAGGCTAA